The genomic window CCTTTATCCGTGACGCCTTGGCCGAGCTTGGCCGTGCCTTGCAAGGGGCGGATATCCGTGCCGATCTGGCGGGCCGACCCAAGCACATCTACTCGATCTGGAAAAAGATGCAGCGCAAGACGCTGGAGTTTTCCGATCTCTACGATATCCGCGCGGTGCGCGTCCTGGTCGAGAGCGTGACCGACTGCTACGCCGCGCTGGGTGTCGTGCATGCGTTATGGCCGCATCTGCCGGGCGAGTTCGACGATTACGTCGCGCGTCCTAAAAGCAACGGTTATCGCTCGCTGCATACAGCGGTGATCGGTCCGCATGGCAAGACGCTGGAAGTGCAGATCCGCACGCACGAGATGCATCGCGCCAATGAGCTGGGCGTTGCCGCGCACTGGCGCTACAAGGAAGGTGGCGGCGGTGACGCGGATTTCGAGGCGAAAATCGCCTGGATGCGCAAGCTTCTCGAACCGCGCAACGATGATGGCGAACTGGCCGCCGACCTGCAGACCGAACTGCTGGAAGATCGCGTCTACGTGCTCACGCCCAAGGGTGAAGTGGTCGATATGCCGCACGGCGCCACCGTGCTGGATTTCGCCTATCACGTGCATACCGAAGTGGGACATCGCTGCCGTGGCGCCAAGGTCAACGGCCGCATCGTGCCGCTCACTTACCAGCCGCACAGTGGCGATCGCGTCGAGATCCTCACGGCCAAGATCGCCGAGCCGAGCCGCGACTGGCTGTCCATCCATCACGGTTATCTCAATACCAGCCGTGCGCGCGACAAGGTGCGCGCGTGGTTCCGGCGCAGTGCGCACGAGGCCAATCTTGCCGCGGGTCGCGCCTTGTTCGAGCGCGAACTCAAGCGTTTGGCCATCCATGATGTGGACATGGTCAAGCTTCCGGCCTTGTTCAATCTGCAGACTCATGACGAACTGCTGGTTGCGCTGGCTTTGGGCGAGATCAGTCCCGGGCAGGTCTCGCGGGTATTGCAGGAATCGCAACATCCGCCCGAGCCGCCGCCGAGCGTGCCTGTCACCGCGGCACGACCGACGGTGTTCGATCACAGTGCGATCAGCATCGAAGGTGTCGGCAATCTGCTGACGGTGCTGGCGCGCTGCTGCCAGCCCTTGCCTGGTGACCCGGTGCGTGGATTCATCACGCGCACCAAGGGTGTTTCGGTACACCGCGCCAACTGCACCAGCCTGGCTCGGCTGGCGCGGCGTGATCCTGATCGGGTCATCGATGTGAGCTGGGGCCATGCCGACGCGCAGGCCTACGAGGTCACCATCCAGCTCAACGGCTACGACCGCAAAGGCCTGCAGAAGGATGTGGTCGGCGTCATCAGTAACGCCAACATCGGCATCATCGCCTCGTCCAGCCGGCTGTTCGCGCGGACCGGCGAGGTAGAGATGCGCTACACCCTGCGCGTGCGGGATTTCGAGCAACTGTCGGCCTTGCTGGACCGGCTGGCGGCTTTGCCGAACGTGGTGGAGGCACGCCGGGTTGGGGCGGGGGGATGAAAGCCAGGACATGGTGGGCGTCAAGTAACCGACAGGTTGCCCGACGTTTCGCGTAAGCCAAACCCACTTCTTTGCTCTGTGACGTAACGCCGGCCCTGTTCCCCCGCCTGAACGCAACATCCTGCCCTCAGCGCGTCGATGAGGCGCAATGTTAAGCTGCGCGCGTTGACCACCATGCCTTGAATCATGAGCGGAACCCGCGACCCGCACGACCCCTTTAACGGCCGTACCGACCCGAAGCTGGGTGATCTGGATCACCTGGACAAACCGCGCCCGGCGTCCGAGCCAAACGATGGTTTGCCACAGATGAAGGTGGAGCCAGGTTATCGCCGCGGCACGTCCTCGGGCCGTAACAAGCGTAAGCCGCGCCGCGGCTGGCTGATGCCCGTAGTGATTGTTCTGCTGCTGGCAGTGATCGCCGGGCTCTGGTTCAACCAGGGGCGTTTGCGCGGCTTGGTGCCGCGCACGGATTTCGATGATGTGCTGCATCGTGCGCAGGTCGCCTTGCAGCAGGGGCATTTGGACGGCTCCGATGGCACCAGCGCACGCGAGTTGTTCGAAGCGGCACGCGCGCTTGAACCCGACAACGATGCTGCGCGGCAAGGTCTCAATGATGTCGGCCGAGCCGAAATCGCGCGCGCAGATGCGGCGATGCAGGCCGGCAATTTTGATCAAGCGCAGCAGGCGCTGACCAACGCGCGCGAATTGCTCGGTGGCGGCAGCGACGTGGATCGTTTGACTCAGGCCCTCGCCAAGGCACAGGTCGCCACGGGACAAACCGCCACCTTGATCAGCCAGGCACAGCAGGCGCTGAGCGACAACAAGCTCGATGGTCCGGATGGGGCGGCAGCGCTCTATCAGCGTGTGCTGGCGGCCGATCCCGACAATGCCGTCGCACGCCATGGCATGGACCAGGTCGGCGACGCGATGGCAGCCCAAATTCAGAAAGCGCTGGATGCCAACGATGCCGCGACGGCGTCTGCCGGTATCGACCGTCTTGCGGCGTTGCTACCCAACCATGCACAGCTGCCGACCCTGCGTGCATCACTCTCGGTCTTGCAGACGCAGAACGGCACGGCGTTGACGGACGCGATCAACCAGGGCAACGACGCTTTGCGCGCTGGCCGTGTCGCCGGTGATGGTGACGACACTGCGCTGGCACATTTCAAAGCAGCGTTGGCGATTGATCCCAACAATGCGCAAGCCAAGGCAGGCCTGGGGCAGGTGGCGGAAGCACTGATTGTGCAGGCCAATGCAGCCGCCGACAGCGGCGATGCCGATCATGCGCGGCAGTTGCTCGACCAGGCGGCAAGCCTCGCGCCGGGTTCGGCCGATCTGATCGCTGCGCGTGCGCACATAGGACAGTCTGCTCCCAACATCGCTGCGGCGAATACCGATCAAGACAACAACATCAGCGCTGCGCCTGCCGCCACCTTGACGCCGCAGCAGCAAGTGCAAGTGGCGAACATGATTCAGCGTGCGAAGATCGCCGTGCAGCGCGGCGATATCATGTCGCCGCCGGGCGATTGCGCCTACGACCTCTATCGTGGCGCGCTGGCCATCGATGGCAACAACCAGACTGCACTGTCTGACTTGCAGGCGCTGCCAGGCTTGGTGCAGCAGCAGTTCAACCAGGCCTTGAGCACAGGCAATCTCAACAAAGCCAACAATCTGTTTGATGCGCTGACGAACTTGTCGCCGGGTGATGCAGGCCTGGGACCAGAGCGGCAGCGACTGGCCGATGCATGGCTGGATCAGGCCGAGCAGCAATTCGACAGCGGCGACCGCAACAATGCCGCCATGTCGCTGCAGCAGGGGCGCAAGCTGTCGCCGAACGATCAGCGTGTGCAGCAACTCACCGTTCGCATGCAGGGCGGTGGATGACAGTTCTGGTCTTTGGCGGTAGCAGTCAGATCGGGCGTTATCTGTTGCCGTTGCTAGCCGCCCGCGATGAATCGGTCGTTGCCCTTAGCCGCACGCCGCGCGCCGCGGCGCATGGTGTGACCTGGCTGGCGGGGCAGCTTCCTGGCGAAGTGCCTGCCGTCGATGGTGTCTCCGCGATCTTTAGTTTTGGTCCGTTGCGGCAGTTTGCCGATTGGCTGGCCAGCGCCAAGCTGCCACTCGCGCCACGCATCATCGCGACCAGTTCGATGAGCGCAGAAACCAAGCGCGATTCCGAAGTGCCAGCCGAACGCCTCATTTCGCAAACGCTGCGTGATGGTGAAAACGCGCTGGCGGTTGCCTGTGCGCAACACAGCAGCGATTGGACCGTGTTGCGCCCGACGCTGATCTATGGCGCAGGCTTGGACAAGAGCCTCACACCGATTGCCCGCCGCGCCATGCGTACTCATGTTTTTCCGTTGCCAGCTGGACTCGGCTTGCGTCAGCCCGTGCATGCGCAGGATCTGGCCTTCGCCGCCCTGGCTGCGCTCGATACGCCTGCTGCAGCGATGAAGATTCTGCCGATCGGCGGTGGTGAGCGCCTGACGGCGGGCGAGATGTTTGCAAGGGTGCGGCGCAGCCTGCCAGTCGATACCTTGCCTGTGCCGATTCCGGCCTGGGCATTGCGGATGGCGCGTCGCGGCGTGGCGCGAATGCGCGGACCGCTGAGTCGACTGGAGGCGGATCTCATTGCCGACAATACGGAAGTGGTCCGGCTATTGGGGGTGAATCCGCGGCCGTTTCGGCCCGATGGGGATTGTTGGCGTTGAGATGTCCGGCAGGCATGGGGAGCCGGTTTTTTTTAAGTCATGCCCGCCAACACCTCACAGGCATAACCATTCCTGCGTCGAGCCGGGTGTTTTGGCAAAAAGCCATTCCAAACCCCTCTCCGTGCCCGCTTTACGCCACTTCCCCCTCTTGGCGTTCATCCGGGCGCCGGGTGCCGGGCCCTATGATCCCTGCACCTTAAGTTAACGGACGCTCCCACGTTGGACTTCCTGAGCCGAATTCGATCGATCGCGCGCGCATGTTGGCCGTGGCTGCGCATCCCTTTCTGGATCTGTACCGGTCTGTTTTTCGGTTTCGTGCTGCCTTACTCGATGATTCTGAGCAAGCGGGTGCAGGACCGCTTCAATGATCTCGTCTTCGCCGTGCCGACACGCGTGTACTCGCAGCCCGTGCGTCTGGCGTCCGGCGTGCCGATGATGCCGGCCACGCTCGAAGTGGAACTCACCTTTGCAGGCTATGTGGCCGACGGTCATGGCGATGTGCCGGGCAGTTGGGCCAAGCGCGGCAGCACCTACTACATCTCATCGCGCGGCTACGCGGGTCCGGATGGCGGCGAATTGCCCAAGCACATCCGCGTAGTGTTGGGACAGGGGACGGTGCAGTCGGTGACGGATCTGGCGACCAACCAGATCATCGCGCAGACGCATCTGGATCCAGCGCGCATTGCGACGGTATACGGCGCAAAGCAGGAAGACCGCAGCATCCTGCAGCTGAGCGACGTGCCGCCGCTGCTGGTGGGTGGTTTGCAGGCTGTCGAAGACCGCGATTTCAAGCATCACATCGGTGTCGACTTCACCGCCATCCTGCGCGCGGCGTTTGCGGACTTGCGTGCTGGTCACACGGTGCAGGGTGCTTCCACCATCACCCAGCAGCTGGTGCGCAACCTGTTCCTCAGTCGTGACCAGACGATGGGGCGCAAGTTGAACGAAGCGCTGATGTCGATTTTGCTGGAGATGCACTACGACAAGTCGCGCATCCTCGACGCGTACATCAACGAGGTATTTCTCGGTCAGCAAGGCAACCAGGCAGTGCGTGGATTCGCTGCGGCATCGGAGTTCTACTTCGGCCGCCGTCTTGAATTCCTGCGGCCACAGGAAATCGCCATGCTGGTCGGTCTGGTGAAAGGACCCAGCCAGTTCGATCCCCGTCGTTTTCCGGATCGCGCGCTGGCTCGGCGCAATCTGGTACTGGATCAGTTCGCCAGCACCGGTTTGCTGACGCCGGATCAGGCCCGTGCCGCGCAGGCCACACCGCTGGGCGTGATCGAAAACGGACAATTGCCGCATGACCGCTTCCCGGCCTTCATGCAATTGGTGCGTGCACAGATCACCAACGATTTCGACGAAGACACCTTGCGGCAGGGCAACCTGTCGATCTTCACCACGCTCGATCCGGCCACCCAGCTGTATACCGAGCAGGCGATCGACACCACCATCAAGAGCCTGGGCAAGCGCGGCGACGACACTCAGGCCGCCGCCGTCATCACGGATTCGAAGACTGGCAGCGTGCTGGCCGTGGTCGGCAGCAAGTTTGCCGGCGACCAGGGCTTCAACCGCGCGCTGGATGCGCAGCGGCCGATCGGCTCCACCATCAAGCCATTCGTCTATCTCGTTGCGCTGACGCAGCCGGGGCGCTGGAATCTTGCCACCGAGCTGGATGACTCGCCCATCAGCATGCGCCAGCCTGATGGCACGCCGTGGGAGCCGCATAACGACGACAACCAGAGCCACGGCATGGTGCCGATGGTGGATGCGCTGGCGTATTCATGGAATCTGGCGACGATCCATCTTGGCCTGGATGTGGGTGTGCCACGCATCAAGTCGTTCCTGGATTCGTTCGGCCTGACCAAGATCCAGCCCGGTCCGTCGCTGCTGATTGGCGCGATCGATCTGGCGCCGATCCAGGTGGCGCAGCTCTATCAGTACCTGGCTTCCGACGGCCATGCGCTGCCGCTGCTCGCAGTCAGTGGCGTGGTGGACGGCAATGGGCGCACCATCAAACGCTACGAAGTGCAGAGCGGGCAGGGCGAGTATCAGCCCGCCGTGCGCCTGGTGACCTGGGCGATGCAGCAGGTGGCGACCTATGGCACGGCGCATTCGTTGGCCGAATCCAGCCTTGCCGGCTTGCATGTGGCCGGCAAGACCGGCACCAGCAACGATCTGCGCGACAGCTGGTTCGCGGGTTTTACCGGCGACCGCCTGGGCGTGTTCTGGATGGGCCGTGACGACAACAAGCCCAGTCACCTGTTCGGTGCCACCGGCGCGCTGCGCGCCTGGCAGGAACTGTTCCGCAAGCTACCGACTACGCCGCTCTCTGCCGCGCCTGGCGAGGGGCTGGAAATGGCCTGGATCAACCCGTCCGACGGCAGGCGCAGCGACCCCCAATGCTCCGGTGCCAAAGAAGTGCCGGTGATCGCCGGATCACTTTCCAGCGATTCGGAGGGGTGTTTCTGGCAAAAGGTCGGTAATCTGTTCGGCTCCGGGTCCAGTGCCCCGGCGCCTGCCGGTGCCGTACCAGCTACTACCACCGTTACCAACTGAGAATGACCATGTTGTTCCGTTCGCTTCGCGCCTTTCCACTCGTGCCTGCGGTTGCCGCGGGCGTCCTGCTTGCCGCCTGCAGCCAGCCAGCGCCGGAAGCACCCAAACCGACGGGCAAGTCCAACGCTGCGATGGTGGCCGAGATCCAGGCTGCCGGGCAGCGCGACAAGTCGGTGATCAACGTGCATCCGCTGGTCGACCCGGGTATCACTGCGCTGCAAGATGGCGCGCACAACGATGAGCGCAACGGCCAGTACGATGCTGCGGCCGCCAAGCTCGACATGGCGCTCAAGCGCAATCCCGATTCACCGGACGTACTGCAGGATCGCGCCGAATTGGCCATCTATATGGGCAATTACGATCTGGCCGAAAAACTGGCGCATCAATCCTGGTCGCTGGGTTCCAAGCAAGGTCCGTTGTGTGCGCGCAACTGGCAGACCGTCGTCGAAATGCGTCAGCGTGTCAACGACACTGCGGGAGCTGCGACGGCAAGCAAGAGCGTCGACGATTGCCGCGAAGCTGGCATTCAGCGTTTCTGATACATGGAAACGGCGCCAAGGATTGGGTTGGTCGGCAGCGAGGGCTCTTATGGGCGCTGGCTGCGTCGTTTCTTCGAGCAGCGGATGGGGCTGCGTGTGTTGGGTCGCGATCCTGCGGGCGATACCGCACTCTCCGAACGCGAACTGATCGAATCGGTCGACGTACTCGTGTTCTGCGCGCCGATCCGTCAGACGCCATCGGTCATTCGGCATTACGTTGAGCAGGCCGCTGGTATCGAGCGCGGCCAGCTGTGGCTGGACATCACGTCGACCAAGGCGGCGCCGGTGGCAGCCATGCTGAATTCGCAGGCGGAGGTGGTGGGTTTGCATCCCATGAGCGCCGCGCCCAAATCCGCAACCTTGCGTGGACGCGCCATGGTGGTGTGCGAAGCGCGCGTGGATACGTGGCGTCCGTGGCTGGAACGTTTTCTTGCCGCTGCGGAAGCCGATTGCGTGCGCGCCGATGCCGAACAGCACGATCGCGTGATGGCGCTTGTGCAAGGCATGGTTCACGCCACACATATGGCGCAAGGCGCGGTGTTGCGCGAACTGGCACCGGAAGTGGGTGGACTGGAAGGCATCCGTCCCTTCAGCTCGGTGGGCTACGAGCTGGATGTCGCCGTGACGCGCCGCATACTCGCTGGGAATCCGGCCATCTACCAGGACATCCAGTTCGAAAATCCTTATGTGGCACCGATGCTGGAGCGACTGGCGGTGCATCTGGATACCCTGCGCGATCTGGTGCGGCGTGGCGACGATGACGCGCGCGATCAGTTGCGGGAACAACTGCTGGATCGCAGCCGCCAATACGCAGGCAAGGCTTCCGTCGCGGAGGGCAGTTACGCCTTCGAACGTCTCGGCTACCTGCTCGCCGATCTGCGCGAGCCGCGCTTCATCAACGTGTTCCTGCCACTGGACAAACCCGGTTCGTTGCGTGCGTTGTTGTCAGTATTCGAGCAGCGCAACATCAATCTCGATTCGATTCATTCTTCGCGTAGTGCTGAAGGTGAATTGCTATTCCGTATCGGCGTCAGTCGCGCTGGCGATGCCAGCGCGTTGCAAGATGCGATGAAGGCGATCGAAGCCGAAGGCATTGGCCGTGTCGTGGAAGCATCCGGGCTGGCTGCGTAAACGCCTGGAAGTGTCGACAAAACATCAAAGTGGCGGCAGCAACAATACGATGCCGACAATGCTGGCGGTCCAGATCAGCGTCCGCAGATACGGAATGCCGAGTGCGTAAACGGGCACATAAACCAGCCGTGCCCAGAAATAGAGTTGCGCACCGAGTACCGTCATTGCGGTATGACGTTGCAGCAGGTGGTCGGCAAGCACCAACGCGGCGAAGAAAACAAAGGTTGCAAGAAAGTTGGCATTGGCGCGATCCAGTCTTCCTGTCATGCCAGTGAGAACGACAGGTGTGCCGTCGCGTGGGCTGGCCATCCAGCCCAATCCGCATTGGGCGAGGGTGGCCGTCGTGGCGATAGCGAGTTGTACCAACCCCAACACAACACTCCATACAAGCATCTGCATTTCGACTGTCATGACACCTCTCCCCGTGGTAATGGCCCGATGGTGAACCCAAGTAGTTCTTCGCGCCAGCGCGGCGAACGTTACGCCGGTTCCCTCAGTGCCGTGGCTGCGCGATACTGCTTCAATGACCGACCCCGATGACATCGGCGCACTGCTCGGCGCCGACGGCCCGTTTGCCCGCGAGTTGCCGAATTTCGCCCCGCGCCCCGCACAGCAAGTGATGGCGAAAGCCGTCCAACACGCGATCGCCGAATGCGAAACGCTGATCGCCGAAGCCGGTACCGGCACGGGGAAAACCTATGCCTATCTGGTGCCGGCGATGTTGTCGGGCGAGCGGGTCATCGTGTCGACCGGTACCAAAGCGCTGCAGGATCAGCTGTTTTTCCGCGATCTACCCAAGGTGCGCTCCGTACTCGGTGCGCGATTGAAGACGGCCTTGTTGAAAGGGCGCGCCAATTACCTGTGCCTGTACCGGCTCGATCAGACGGTGCGTGAAGGCGCAAGCTTCGATCGTAACCATGCGTCGCAATTGGCCGCGATCCGCGCGTGGTCCGCGCGAACGCGGCGGGGCGATCGCATGGAGCTGGCGGAGGTGCCGGAGGATTCGCCGTTGTGGTTGCGCGTGACCTCCACACCGGAAAATTGCCTCGGCGTGGAATGCCCGTTTTACGACGATTGCCATGTTGTGGCAGCGCGGCGTGAGGCGCAGGAAGCGGATCTGGTGGTGGTCAATCATCACCTGCTGTTCGCCGACCTTGCGTTGAAACAGGAGGGCTTCGGCGAGATCTTGCCAGGTGCGCAGGCCTTCATCCTCGATGAAGCGCATCAGATTCCCGAGCTGGCGGGACAATTCTTTTCGCAAAGCCTCAGTGCAAGACAACTCACCGAACTGGCACAGGATGCGCTAGCCGAGTGCAGCGGTATTACCGGCGCAATCGGCCTTGTGCTCGAACCTGTCGAAGCCTTGCAGGAGGCCGTACGCAAGCTGCGGCTCATGTTGGAACCGCTGCCGACACGTGGTCCGTTTCATGAACTGCTCAAGCGCGATGGAGTGCGGGCGTCATTGCACGAGGTGGCCGAGTTGCTTGCCACGCTCACCGACGTACTCGCTTCGCAAGCTGAGCGCTCGCGCGGTTTCATGAATGTGCATGAGCGCGCGGCGAGTCTTACCGAGCGTCTTGACCGGATCATCGAGGAGCACTCTGAACAGGACGTGCGTTGGTACGAACTGTTCCCGCGCGGTTTTGCCTTGCACGCCACGCCGCTGGATCTGGCCGCACCCTTGCGCGCGATGCGCGAGCGCACGCACGCCGCGTGGATTCATACCTCGGCCACCCTGTCAGTGGCGGGGCACTTCGATCACTTCGCGCGTCAGCTTGGGCTGGACGATCCGCAGACGATGAGTCTGGAAAGTCCTTTCGATTACGCGCAGCAAGCGCTGTGTTATCTGCCCGAAGGATTGCCGGATCCGGCGGCGCGCGATTACACCGAGCGTGTGATCGATGCAGTGATGCCCGTGCTGCACGCATCGAATGGACGCGCCTTCCTGCTATTTACCTCGCATCGCGCTTTGCGGCGTGCCGCCGAGCTGCTGGCCGATCGCGTGCCATGGCCGCTGTTCGTGCAAGGCAGCGCGCCGCGACATCAATTGCTGGAGGAGTTTCGCGCGAGCGGACACGGCGTGCTGCTTGGCGCGGCCAGTTTCTGGGAGGGCGTCGATGTGGCTGGCGAAGCGTTGTCCGTGGTGGTGATCGACAAGCTGCCGTTCGCCGCGCCGGATGATCCGGTGTTGCAGGCGCGGCTGGAAGCCTTGGAGCAGGCGGGGATCAATCCGTTCATGGGCTGGCAGGTGCCGTCTGCGGTCATTGCCTTGAAACAGGGGGCAGGCCGTCTCATCCGCGATGTGCATGACCGTGGCGTGCTGGTGCTGTGCGATCCGCGTCTGACAACCAAAGGTTACGGAAAGCTGTTCCTGGCCAGCCTGCCGCCGATGCCACGGACGCGCGATCTAGGGCAGGTACAGGCGTTCTTCGAGCACGTGTCGCAGATGCCATCTTCTTGCGAAATGTAATTCCCGTTTTCCCGGGACACCGTTGTCCTCATTTTTATTGAGGCGACTCACCGAGCCTCACCGTCATTCCGGCGAAGGCCGGAATCCACGCTACGTACTTGCCATGGATTCCGGCCTTCGCCGGAATGACATTGTGGAGAGGTCAGCCCTTAAGCCAGAGATGGCTGGCCGTGGCGGGGCGCCTGCATACGTATTCACCCAGACAAGCCATACTCTCATCCGCAGAATCGGGCATCACCTGACACCATCATGCGGGGAGCATGGTCGATATGAATCTCAATACAAGTACAAATACGAACGACGCGCAGGGGGAAGATGGGCACACCACGGCACGCGTAGTGTTGATCG from Dyella caseinilytica includes these protein-coding regions:
- the mrcB gene encoding penicillin-binding protein 1B, producing the protein MDFLSRIRSIARACWPWLRIPFWICTGLFFGFVLPYSMILSKRVQDRFNDLVFAVPTRVYSQPVRLASGVPMMPATLEVELTFAGYVADGHGDVPGSWAKRGSTYYISSRGYAGPDGGELPKHIRVVLGQGTVQSVTDLATNQIIAQTHLDPARIATVYGAKQEDRSILQLSDVPPLLVGGLQAVEDRDFKHHIGVDFTAILRAAFADLRAGHTVQGASTITQQLVRNLFLSRDQTMGRKLNEALMSILLEMHYDKSRILDAYINEVFLGQQGNQAVRGFAAASEFYFGRRLEFLRPQEIAMLVGLVKGPSQFDPRRFPDRALARRNLVLDQFASTGLLTPDQARAAQATPLGVIENGQLPHDRFPAFMQLVRAQITNDFDEDTLRQGNLSIFTTLDPATQLYTEQAIDTTIKSLGKRGDDTQAAAVITDSKTGSVLAVVGSKFAGDQGFNRALDAQRPIGSTIKPFVYLVALTQPGRWNLATELDDSPISMRQPDGTPWEPHNDDNQSHGMVPMVDALAYSWNLATIHLGLDVGVPRIKSFLDSFGLTKIQPGPSLLIGAIDLAPIQVAQLYQYLASDGHALPLLAVSGVVDGNGRTIKRYEVQSGQGEYQPAVRLVTWAMQQVATYGTAHSLAESSLAGLHVAGKTGTSNDLRDSWFAGFTGDRLGVFWMGRDDNKPSHLFGATGALRAWQELFRKLPTTPLSAAPGEGLEMAWINPSDGRRSDPQCSGAKEVPVIAGSLSSDSEGCFWQKVGNLFGSGSSAPAPAGAVPATTTVTN
- a CDS encoding tetratricopeptide repeat protein, whose translation is MLFRSLRAFPLVPAVAAGVLLAACSQPAPEAPKPTGKSNAAMVAEIQAAGQRDKSVINVHPLVDPGITALQDGAHNDERNGQYDAAAAKLDMALKRNPDSPDVLQDRAELAIYMGNYDLAEKLAHQSWSLGSKQGPLCARNWQTVVEMRQRVNDTAGAATASKSVDDCREAGIQRF
- a CDS encoding MAPEG family protein, whose translation is MTVEMQMLVWSVVLGLVQLAIATTATLAQCGLGWMASPRDGTPVVLTGMTGRLDRANANFLATFVFFAALVLADHLLQRHTAMTVLGAQLYFWARLVYVPVYALGIPYLRTLIWTASIVGIVLLLPPL
- a CDS encoding ATP-dependent DNA helicase, which produces MTDPDDIGALLGADGPFARELPNFAPRPAQQVMAKAVQHAIAECETLIAEAGTGTGKTYAYLVPAMLSGERVIVSTGTKALQDQLFFRDLPKVRSVLGARLKTALLKGRANYLCLYRLDQTVREGASFDRNHASQLAAIRAWSARTRRGDRMELAEVPEDSPLWLRVTSTPENCLGVECPFYDDCHVVAARREAQEADLVVVNHHLLFADLALKQEGFGEILPGAQAFILDEAHQIPELAGQFFSQSLSARQLTELAQDALAECSGITGAIGLVLEPVEALQEAVRKLRLMLEPLPTRGPFHELLKRDGVRASLHEVAELLATLTDVLASQAERSRGFMNVHERAASLTERLDRIIEEHSEQDVRWYELFPRGFALHATPLDLAAPLRAMRERTHAAWIHTSATLSVAGHFDHFARQLGLDDPQTMSLESPFDYAQQALCYLPEGLPDPAARDYTERVIDAVMPVLHASNGRAFLLFTSHRALRRAAELLADRVPWPLFVQGSAPRHQLLEEFRASGHGVLLGAASFWEGVDVAGEALSVVVIDKLPFAAPDDPVLQARLEALEQAGINPFMGWQVPSAVIALKQGAGRLIRDVHDRGVLVLCDPRLTTKGYGKLFLASLPPMPRTRDLGQVQAFFEHVSQMPSSCEM
- a CDS encoding prephenate dehydrogenase, producing METAPRIGLVGSEGSYGRWLRRFFEQRMGLRVLGRDPAGDTALSERELIESVDVLVFCAPIRQTPSVIRHYVEQAAGIERGQLWLDITSTKAAPVAAMLNSQAEVVGLHPMSAAPKSATLRGRAMVVCEARVDTWRPWLERFLAAAEADCVRADAEQHDRVMALVQGMVHATHMAQGAVLRELAPEVGGLEGIRPFSSVGYELDVAVTRRILAGNPAIYQDIQFENPYVAPMLERLAVHLDTLRDLVRRGDDDARDQLREQLLDRSRQYAGKASVAEGSYAFERLGYLLADLREPRFINVFLPLDKPGSLRALLSVFEQRNINLDSIHSSRSAEGELLFRIGVSRAGDASALQDAMKAIEAEGIGRVVEASGLAA
- a CDS encoding RelA/SpoT family protein is translated as MVHATTTAAEHLAAWQARADTLPVVLSDALAICSRNGVNERECGDVLDLLAMLGCDAQTQAAALWFEIARIHPLVWEQQAASLPEELRRLVAGQVAAERVWALHAQRPPEGGSEGLRRLLLAIIRDLRVVFILLARQLARMRAANTIPEQERQELARLTRDIHSPLANRLGIWQLKWELEDLAFRYLQPDTYKRIAKLLDERRGDREAFIRDALAELGRALQGADIRADLAGRPKHIYSIWKKMQRKTLEFSDLYDIRAVRVLVESVTDCYAALGVVHALWPHLPGEFDDYVARPKSNGYRSLHTAVIGPHGKTLEVQIRTHEMHRANELGVAAHWRYKEGGGGDADFEAKIAWMRKLLEPRNDDGELAADLQTELLEDRVYVLTPKGEVVDMPHGATVLDFAYHVHTEVGHRCRGAKVNGRIVPLTYQPHSGDRVEILTAKIAEPSRDWLSIHHGYLNTSRARDKVRAWFRRSAHEANLAAGRALFERELKRLAIHDVDMVKLPALFNLQTHDELLVALALGEISPGQVSRVLQESQHPPEPPPSVPVTAARPTVFDHSAISIEGVGNLLTVLARCCQPLPGDPVRGFITRTKGVSVHRANCTSLARLARRDPDRVIDVSWGHADAQAYEVTIQLNGYDRKGLQKDVVGVISNANIGIIASSSRLFARTGEVEMRYTLRVRDFEQLSALLDRLAALPNVVEARRVGAGG
- a CDS encoding SDR family oxidoreductase codes for the protein MTVLVFGGSSQIGRYLLPLLAARDESVVALSRTPRAAAHGVTWLAGQLPGEVPAVDGVSAIFSFGPLRQFADWLASAKLPLAPRIIATSSMSAETKRDSEVPAERLISQTLRDGENALAVACAQHSSDWTVLRPTLIYGAGLDKSLTPIARRAMRTHVFPLPAGLGLRQPVHAQDLAFAALAALDTPAAAMKILPIGGGERLTAGEMFARVRRSLPVDTLPVPIPAWALRMARRGVARMRGPLSRLEADLIADNTEVVRLLGVNPRPFRPDGDCWR